In Hippocampus zosterae strain Florida chromosome 3, ASM2543408v3, whole genome shotgun sequence, a genomic segment contains:
- the LOC127597981 gene encoding long-chain fatty acid transport protein 2-like has product MILWVILAAFTICLFFRFPYLYQDVKYIVTILRIRRRVSRYIQNNYTIVDCFLERVKKHPNKPLLLFKDETFTYQDADRLSNQAARVLLQNGLVKQGDTVTFFVTNQPMFVWLWLAVFKIGCSAALLNTNIRSKSLLHCFKCSGAQVLLVAEDLEGAVEEVLPELLERQVTVFSLGSKQTSSGIHGFIDKMRNMSSEPLAQDLRLHLNVHSLAFYVYTSGTTGFPKAAVIPHTKLWRYMMILRSCGLKSDDVLYVSLPLYHSAGLFGVTGAIDLGITVALKSKFSSSQFWDDCRKYNVTAIQYIGEIMRFLCNTPKKPNDRNHKVRIAIGNGIRANVWRDFLNRFGNVQIVELYGATEGNIILVNYSGKIGAVGRDNFLQKWRFPFALIKYDVEQGKILRDSTGLCIQVPKGEPGLLVSEISAMAPFSGYARDLQQTEKKKLHDVLKKGDVFFDTGDLMLIDKDGFIYFHDRIGDTFRWKGENVSTNEVADVITQVDYITEATVYGVEVPGNEGRIGMAAIVLKDGHTFDSEGIFKHLESFLPAYARPRFIRIQSSLDVTGTFKHMKPGLVKEGFNPSAIPDPLYFLDDREKKFVPLTMDIVHAVLSGKIKI; this is encoded by the exons ATGATTCTGTGGGTGATCCTTGCAGCCTTtacaatttgccttttttttcgctTCCCTTACTTATACCAGGATGTCAAATACATCGTGACAATTCTGCGAATACGACGCAGAGTTTCCCGCTACATCCAGAACAATTACACCATCGTGGACTGCTTTTTGGAGAGGGTAAAAAAGCACCCGAACAAGCCGCTCCTCCTCTTCAAAGATGAGACGTTCACGTACCAGGACGCCGATCGGCTGAGCAACCAAGCCGCGAGGGTGCTCCTGCAAAACGGCTTGGTAAAGCAAGGCGACACGGTGACTTTCTTTGTGACCAACCAGCCAATGTTCGTGTGGCTCTGGTTGGCTGTGTTCAAGATCGGATGTTCGGCGGCTCTACTCAACACTAACATCAGGTCCAAGTCTTTGCTGCACTGCTTCAAGTGCAGCGGCGCTCAAGTCCTGCTAGTGGCTGAAG ACTTGGAGGGGGCGGTGGAGGAGGTGCTCCCAGAGCTTCTGGAGAGGCAGGTGACTGTGTTCTCATTGGggagcaaacaaacaagttcAGGGATACACGGCTTCATTGACAAGATGCGAAATATGTCCTCTGAACCTCTCGCCCAAGATTTAAGATTGCATTTGAACGTGCACAGTCTTGCCTTCTACGTGTATACATCAGGGACAACAG GTTTCCCAAAGGCAGCTGTAATACCTCATACCAAACTGTGGCGCTACATGATGATTCTCCGCTCCTGCGGATTGAAATCGGACGATGTGCTATATGTCAGCCTCCCTCTCTATCATAGCGCGGGACTTTTTGGAGTGACAGGAGCCATTGACTTAG GTATCACAGTTGCCCTGAAGAGTAAATTCTCTTCATCGCAGTTCTGGGATGACTGCAGGAAATACAATGTGACTGCCATACAGTACATTGGTGAAATAATGCGTTTTCTCTGTAACACACCAAAG AAACCCAACGACCGAAACCACAAAGTCAGAATCGCAATCGGCAACGGCATCAGAGCCAATGTTTGGAGAGATTTCCTAAACCGCTTCGGAAACGTTCAAATCGTGGAGCTTTACGGAGCAACAGAGGGTAACATCATTTTAGTGAATTACTCTGGAAAGATAGGAGCGGTAGGACGAGACAACTTCTTGCAGAAA TGGCGTTTTCCCTTCGCACTGATCAAGTATGATGTGGAACAGGGAAAAATTCTGAGGGATTCAACGGGTCTTTGCATCCAGGTTCCTAAAG GCGAGCCAGGCCTTTTGGTGTCTGAGATATCTGCAATGGCACCATTTTCTGGCTATGCAAGAGACCTGCAGCAGACCGAAAAAAAGAAGCTGCACGATGTCTTAAAGAAAGGCGATGTCTTCTTCGACACCGGTGACTTGATGCTCATCGACAAAGACGGCTTCATTTACTTTCATGACCGCATTGGCGACACTTTCAG GTGGAAGGGAGAGAATGTTTCCACCAATGAAGTGGCTGATGTCATCACTCAGGTGGACTACATCACTGAGGCCACCGTGTACGGTGTGGAAGTGCCAG GCAACGAGGGCAGAATAGGCATGGCGGCCATAGTTCTAAAAGATGGACATACATTTGATTCCGAAGGCATCTTCAAGCACCTTGAAAGCTTCTTGCCAGCCTATGCCAGGCCACGTTTTATAAGGATTCAG AGCTCCTTGGATGTCACAGGAACGTTCAAGCATATGAAGCCGGGGCTGGTTAAGGAAGGCTTCAACCCCTCTGCTATCCCAGATCCACTTTATTTTCTGGACGATAGGGAGAAGAAATTTGTTCCACTTACAATGGATATAGTCCATGCAGTTTTATCAGGCAAAATCAAAATATAA